The Thermus thermamylovorans nucleotide sequence GGAGCAGGTCATGAGGGCGTTCGTCGCGGAGGACTACGAGGCGCTGGGGCGGCACTACTACGCCCTGGCCCTCAAGGAGGGCTTCTCCCGGTTCCACCTCCTCGGGGACGAGGCGTTGGACCTCGCCCAGGAGGTGGCCCTCAGGGTCCACGGCTCCCTCAAGGCCTGGCGGACGGGCGAGCGCAAGCTCCCCTCTCCCTCCAAGAACCTCACCTTCTGGGTGATGGTGGAAGCCGACCGCGCTGTGCGGGAGTGGTTCTACCGGAACCGGGGGGTGGGGTACACGAACTCCCGGCTCGTGGCCAAGGTCAAGCGGGCCACGGAAGGGCTTCAGGCGGAGCTCGGGCGTGAACCCACGCCGGAGGAAGTCGCCGAGAGGCTCGGGATCCCCTTGGAGGTGGTGGAGGAGGCCTTGGCCGTGGCGGAGGCGGAGGCCATCCTCAGCCTGGACAACACCACCGAAGAGGGCACCCGGCTGGAGGAGTTCGTGGGCCACGACCCCTGGGAGCGCGAGGAGGAGAGGGACTTCGCCTTCAAAGCCCTGGAAGAGGCCATCGAGCGCTATGGCCTCCGGCGGAAGCTGGGCGAGAAGGAGGCGAAGCTCTTGGAGCGCTTCCTAGAGGGCGGCTTGGAGGAAGAGGAGCTTGAGGAGCTTGAAGCGGCCCTGAAGGAGGCCATGACGAGGACCCAAGCAGTCTAGGCGGTTTCGGCACCTTGCACCTCGCCTTGGAGGGACCCCCTTATCCCTCCAAGGTTTCGTTATTGCCAGAAGAGGCGAAAACAGGTAGCATGAGGTTGGAGGTAAAAGATGACCAAGGTCAGCGTTCGTAGCCTCTTCTGGGCGAGCGGCAAGGCGGCGGCTTCGGTGGAGGAGGCCCTCGAGGCCCTTCGGCGGCTCTGGAAGGAGGACGGGAGCGTGAGGGACCTGATGACCAAGGCGGCGAAGGAGGGCTACGTCCTGGTGGACACCCGGGA carries:
- a CDS encoding sigma-70 family RNA polymerase sigma factor — translated: MRAFVAEDYEALGRHYYALALKEGFSRFHLLGDEALDLAQEVALRVHGSLKAWRTGERKLPSPSKNLTFWVMVEADRAVREWFYRNRGVGYTNSRLVAKVKRATEGLQAELGREPTPEEVAERLGIPLEVVEEALAVAEAEAILSLDNTTEEGTRLEEFVGHDPWEREEERDFAFKALEEAIERYGLRRKLGEKEAKLLERFLEGGLEEEELEELEAALKEAMTRTQAV